The Carnobacterium mobile DSM 4848 genome includes a window with the following:
- a CDS encoding exodeoxyribonuclease III, whose translation MKFISWNVNGLRAIVKKSFLDVFNEFDADFFCLQETKLQEGQIDLDLPGYYDYWNYAEKKGYSGTAIFTKHKPLDVFYGIGKNEHDTEGRVITLSYPDYYVVTCYTPNSQSELARLDYRMDWDQAFSDYLSELDNEKPVIFCGDLNVAHENIDLKNWKTNRKNAGFTDEERASFTALLNRGFIDTFRYFYPTVEGVYSWWSYRFNARKNNAGWRIDYFCVSERLKDQLVDAKIHTDIMGSDHCPVELVLNK comes from the coding sequence ATGAAATTTATTTCCTGGAACGTGAATGGTCTGCGTGCCATTGTAAAAAAAAGTTTTTTAGATGTTTTCAATGAATTTGATGCAGATTTTTTTTGTTTACAAGAAACTAAACTGCAAGAAGGCCAAATTGATTTAGACTTACCCGGTTACTATGATTACTGGAATTATGCAGAGAAAAAAGGGTATTCTGGAACGGCTATTTTTACTAAGCACAAGCCCCTCGATGTTTTTTATGGGATTGGGAAAAACGAACACGATACAGAAGGCCGAGTAATTACGCTTAGCTACCCTGATTATTACGTCGTCACTTGTTACACCCCAAATTCTCAAAGCGAGTTAGCTCGTTTAGATTATCGTATGGATTGGGATCAAGCTTTTTCAGATTATTTGAGTGAACTAGACAATGAAAAACCCGTTATTTTTTGCGGCGACTTAAATGTAGCTCATGAGAATATTGATTTAAAAAATTGGAAGACAAACCGTAAAAATGCAGGATTCACTGATGAAGAGCGTGCTAGTTTCACTGCTTTATTGAATAGAGGTTTTATTGATACATTTCGGTATTTTTATCCAACCGTTGAAGGCGTCTATTCTTGGTGGAGTTATCGCTTTAATGCCCGCAAAAACAATGCTGGTTGGCGGATTGACTACTTTTGCGTTTCTGAGCGACTTAAAGACCAATTAGTAGATGCGAAAATCCATACAGACATTATGGGTTCTGACCACTGTCCTGTTGAATTAGTTTTAAATAAATAA
- a CDS encoding ABC transporter permease, with the protein MKKQRFKWSNLYLIAVFIILYAPIFYLILYSFNAGGDMTSFSGATWDNYRAVFEDVRLITIVLNTLLIALLSSLIATIIGTFGALAIYYTKKRQARNALLSLNNILMVSPDVIIGASFLILFTFIGFSLGFASVLLSHIAFSIPIVVLMVLPKLKEMNDSMLMAARDLGANNWQVLSKIVLPSITPGILAGFFMAFTYSLDDFAVTFFVTGNGFTTLAVEIYSRARQGVSLEINALSALMFIFALMLVIGYYFVQQHNLSKKQKSKKRYGNEAVNIR; encoded by the coding sequence ATGAAAAAGCAACGGTTTAAATGGTCGAATCTTTATTTGATAGCTGTTTTCATTATTCTATATGCTCCTATTTTTTATTTGATTCTTTATTCTTTTAATGCTGGCGGAGATATGACCAGCTTCAGCGGGGCAACATGGGATAACTACCGAGCAGTCTTTGAAGATGTCCGCTTGATCACGATCGTATTAAATACCTTGCTGATTGCACTACTGTCATCCTTGATTGCCACCATAATCGGGACTTTCGGTGCATTGGCTATTTACTATACTAAAAAAAGGCAAGCCCGGAATGCGTTATTGAGTTTAAATAATATTTTAATGGTGTCGCCAGATGTAATCATTGGAGCAAGCTTCTTAATTTTATTTACTTTTATCGGTTTTAGCCTTGGTTTTGCTTCTGTTTTGCTTTCACATATTGCTTTTAGTATTCCGATCGTCGTATTGATGGTTTTGCCTAAATTGAAAGAAATGAACGACTCCATGTTGATGGCTGCTCGTGACTTAGGAGCGAATAACTGGCAAGTATTGAGTAAAATTGTGTTGCCCAGTATTACACCAGGAATCTTAGCCGGATTTTTTATGGCGTTTACGTATTCGTTAGATGATTTTGCCGTGACTTTTTTCGTGACCGGCAATGGATTCACAACGCTGGCCGTAGAAATCTACTCACGGGCACGGCAAGGAGTAAGTTTAGAAATTAATGCGTTAAGTGCGCTGATGTTTATTTTTGCTTTGATGTTAGTGATCGGCTACTATTTTGTTCAACAACACAATCTTTCAAAAAAACAAAAATCTAAAAAACGCTATGGGAATGAGGCGGTGAACATACGATGA
- the murB gene encoding UDP-N-acetylmuramate dehydrogenase — protein sequence MAIAQIKKEFPNSIIKENEPLSLYTYTKTGGPADILVLPKEKEEVIALVEWINQHELPLTVLGNASNLIVKDGGIHGVVMVLTEMNEITISKQRIVVQSGARLIDTSYAAYNAGLTGLEFACGIPGSIGGAVFMNAGAYGGEVSEVIQTVTVLTREGEIKELKNEELDFRYRHSAIQETQDIVLEVEFQLEKGKPAEIKKRMAELTFLRESKQPLEYPSCGSVFKRPTGYFTGKLIQEAGLQGRIWGGAQISEKHAGFIVNINHATATDYIELIAYIQQVILENTGVELVTEVRIIGEDVRVETT from the coding sequence ATGGCAATAGCACAAATAAAAAAAGAATTTCCAAATTCAATTATTAAAGAAAATGAACCATTGTCGCTTTATACCTACACAAAAACAGGTGGACCAGCTGATATCCTAGTATTACCTAAAGAAAAAGAAGAAGTCATTGCATTGGTAGAGTGGATCAACCAACATGAATTGCCGTTAACTGTATTAGGAAATGCGAGTAATTTAATTGTCAAAGACGGCGGTATTCATGGAGTCGTGATGGTACTGACAGAAATGAATGAAATCACGATTTCTAAACAACGTATCGTTGTCCAAAGTGGTGCTCGTTTGATCGATACGTCTTATGCGGCTTACAACGCTGGATTGACTGGACTGGAATTTGCTTGCGGAATTCCCGGCAGTATCGGCGGGGCTGTATTTATGAATGCAGGAGCGTACGGTGGCGAGGTTAGTGAAGTTATTCAGACTGTAACGGTTTTAACGCGTGAGGGAGAAATAAAAGAACTGAAAAACGAAGAGTTGGATTTTCGTTACCGGCATAGTGCCATTCAAGAAACCCAAGATATCGTATTGGAAGTCGAATTTCAATTAGAAAAAGGAAAACCAGCTGAGATCAAGAAACGCATGGCTGAATTGACGTTTTTAAGAGAATCCAAACAACCACTAGAATATCCCTCTTGCGGAAGTGTTTTTAAACGGCCCACTGGTTATTTTACAGGAAAGCTGATTCAAGAAGCTGGTCTGCAAGGCAGAATTTGGGGAGGCGCTCAAATTTCAGAAAAACACGCCGGCTTTATTGTGAACATCAACCATGCGACAGCGACCGATTATATTGAATTGATTGCTTACATTCAACAAGTTATTTTAGAGAATACAGGGGTTGAGTTAGTAACGGAAGTTCGGATCATCGGAGAAGATGTACGGGTGGAAACAACATAA
- a CDS encoding GntR family transcriptional regulator codes for MVKYETIANEIRKRILKGTYPIESLIPDQISLSKEFGVSRMTMKKALDILAMEGLIYRQRGSGTYVMKTALLNRQDALVNEYEGLTSQLTEHAVTSKVIEFNVEFPSEEIMEHLMLKKNQPVYNLIRLRIVDGKPYVLEHTYMPTDLAVGLTEEILEKSIYQYIHEELNLYFGGAFRKIHADKSSKYDQEYLDCKTDDPVLEVEQVVYLKDGRPFEYSRSRHRYDTRSYTISDINKSN; via the coding sequence ATGGTAAAATATGAAACCATTGCCAATGAAATAAGAAAGCGAATACTAAAAGGTACGTATCCAATTGAATCCCTTATTCCTGATCAAATTAGTTTGTCTAAAGAATTTGGCGTAAGCCGTATGACAATGAAAAAAGCGCTAGATATCCTTGCGATGGAGGGCTTGATCTATCGTCAACGCGGTTCTGGTACATACGTCATGAAAACAGCCTTACTGAATCGGCAAGATGCACTTGTAAATGAATACGAAGGGTTGACCAGTCAATTAACCGAACACGCTGTTACTAGTAAAGTGATTGAATTTAATGTAGAGTTTCCATCAGAAGAAATCATGGAACATTTGATGTTAAAAAAAAATCAGCCTGTTTATAACTTAATTCGCCTACGGATCGTAGATGGTAAGCCATATGTTTTAGAACACACCTACATGCCGACGGATTTGGCTGTGGGACTAACAGAAGAAATTCTTGAAAAATCTATCTATCAGTATATTCATGAAGAATTGAACTTGTATTTTGGTGGAGCTTTCCGTAAGATTCATGCCGATAAATCTTCTAAATACGATCAAGAATACTTGGATTGTAAGACAGATGATCCGGTTTTAGAAGTAGAACAAGTTGTTTATTTAAAAGATGGACGTCCTTTTGAATATTCAAGAAGTCGACATCGTTATGATACTCGAAGTTATACTATCTCTGATATCAATAAAAGCAATTAA
- a CDS encoding helix-turn-helix domain-containing protein, with product MEIGKRIKNLRIQKNFTQEELGERTNLSKGYISQVERDLSMPSMEVFFDILEVLGCSPKDFFDNNHIEQRVVYPKDEMTRFEDLEKGYEIEWLVPEANENEMEPISLKLEKEGEFKEFSPSLAETFAYVQEGAVCVEIGMKRYFANKGDSLYFHATEKHKIANAFQGESILLMVVTDSYL from the coding sequence ATGGAAATCGGCAAGCGGATTAAAAACTTACGTATTCAGAAAAATTTTACACAAGAGGAACTAGGGGAACGGACTAATTTGAGTAAAGGATACATTTCCCAAGTAGAACGAGATTTGAGCATGCCTTCAATGGAGGTCTTTTTCGATATTTTAGAAGTGCTGGGATGCAGCCCTAAAGATTTTTTTGATAATAACCACATAGAACAACGCGTTGTGTATCCAAAAGATGAAATGACACGCTTTGAAGATCTGGAAAAAGGCTATGAAATTGAATGGCTTGTTCCAGAAGCCAATGAAAATGAGATGGAACCGATTAGTTTAAAATTAGAAAAAGAAGGGGAATTTAAAGAGTTTAGTCCTTCATTAGCTGAAACGTTTGCTTATGTCCAAGAAGGAGCAGTTTGTGTAGAAATTGGAATGAAACGCTACTTTGCAAATAAAGGCGATTCTCTTTATTTTCATGCCACTGAAAAGCATAAAATAGCGAATGCTTTTCAAGGAGAGAGTATTTTATTAATGGTCGTAACAGATTCCTATCTGTAA
- a CDS encoding ABC transporter permease: protein MNKQSKVFYFVPYSMWLILFVIAPLLLIFYQSFFTIDGQFTLANYGTYFASSTYLTMTFNSVWYAFLITCLTLLISYPTAYLLNKTKHKQLWLLLIILPTWINLLLKAYAFIGIFSINGSVNDFLAFAGIGRQQILFTDISFLLVATYIEIPFMILPIFNALEELNPSYISASRDLGANNIETFRRVIFPLTLNGVKSGVQAVFIPSLSLFMLTRLIGGNRVITLGTAIEQHFLVTQDWGMGSTIGVVLIAAMLIIMLITGEKKKKEGMHK, encoded by the coding sequence ATGAATAAACAATCGAAAGTATTTTATTTTGTGCCGTATAGCATGTGGCTGATTTTATTTGTGATCGCTCCTTTGTTGCTGATTTTTTATCAATCTTTTTTTACGATTGATGGTCAATTTACACTTGCTAATTATGGAACTTATTTTGCGTCTAGCACTTATTTGACGATGACATTCAATTCTGTTTGGTATGCCTTTTTAATTACCTGTTTAACGTTATTGATCAGTTATCCGACAGCCTATTTGCTGAATAAAACGAAGCACAAGCAATTGTGGCTGCTGTTGATTATTTTACCGACTTGGATCAATCTTTTATTAAAAGCTTATGCATTTATCGGGATTTTTAGTATTAATGGATCAGTCAACGATTTTCTAGCATTTGCTGGAATTGGCAGACAGCAGATTTTGTTTACAGATATCAGCTTTTTATTAGTGGCAACCTATATTGAAATACCGTTTATGATTTTGCCGATTTTCAATGCACTGGAAGAATTAAATCCTTCATACATTAGTGCCAGCCGTGATTTAGGTGCTAATAATATTGAAACATTTCGACGCGTGATTTTTCCATTGACATTGAATGGCGTAAAAAGCGGAGTGCAGGCTGTTTTCATTCCATCTCTTTCTTTGTTTATGCTGACACGTTTAATTGGCGGAAACCGCGTGATTACTTTGGGTACAGCTATTGAGCAGCATTTTCTTGTTACACAGGACTGGGGCATGGGTTCCACGATTGGTGTTGTGTTAATAGCAGCCATGTTGATTATTATGTTGATAACTGGTGAAAAGAAGAAGAAAGAAGGGATGCACAAATGA
- a CDS encoding ABC transporter ATP-binding protein: MAEKTIIRFEHVKKTYDDKPVLKNINFDIEQGKFYTLLGPSGCGKTTILRLIAGFTEVSEGTITLDGKVVNELPANKRKVNTVFQDYALFPHMNVFENIAFGLRIKKMEKKVIQEKVEEVLKMVRLSGYEERAISEMSGGQRQRVAIARALVNEPEVLLLDEPLSALDLKLRTEMQYELRELQRRLGITFVFVTHDQEEALAMSDEIFVMKDGEIVQSGTPVDIYDEPINRYVADFIGESNIVDGHMLADYQVSFVGHTFECVDAGMKPNEKVEVVLRPEDLVLTTVEQGKLSIKVDTQLFRGVHYEIIGYDRDQNEWMVHSTKKAKVGSEVGLYFEPEDVHVMRFGESEKEFDARLESYEEE, encoded by the coding sequence ATGGCTGAAAAAACAATTATTCGGTTTGAACACGTCAAAAAAACATATGACGACAAACCCGTTTTAAAAAATATTAATTTTGATATTGAACAAGGGAAATTTTATACCTTGCTAGGGCCCTCCGGCTGCGGGAAAACAACGATTTTACGCTTGATTGCTGGTTTTACTGAAGTTTCTGAAGGTACCATTACATTAGATGGAAAAGTAGTCAATGAATTACCGGCTAATAAGCGGAAAGTGAATACTGTTTTTCAAGATTACGCATTATTTCCGCACATGAATGTCTTTGAGAATATTGCGTTTGGCTTGCGCATCAAAAAAATGGAGAAAAAAGTGATTCAAGAAAAAGTTGAAGAAGTATTGAAAATGGTCCGTTTATCCGGCTATGAAGAACGAGCTATTAGTGAAATGTCAGGCGGACAGCGTCAACGGGTAGCGATTGCTCGTGCGTTGGTGAACGAACCCGAAGTTTTACTGCTAGATGAACCTTTATCAGCCCTAGATTTGAAGTTAAGAACCGAAATGCAGTATGAGTTGCGCGAATTGCAACGCCGGTTGGGCATCACTTTTGTCTTTGTAACGCATGACCAAGAAGAAGCCTTGGCTATGAGCGATGAAATTTTTGTTATGAAAGACGGAGAAATTGTTCAGAGCGGAACGCCGGTTGATATTTATGATGAACCCATTAATCGCTATGTAGCGGATTTCATTGGCGAAAGCAATATTGTTGATGGGCATATGCTGGCTGATTATCAAGTTTCGTTTGTGGGACATACTTTTGAATGCGTAGATGCTGGTATGAAGCCAAATGAAAAAGTTGAGGTCGTTTTGCGTCCTGAAGATTTGGTCCTGACAACAGTTGAACAAGGTAAACTTTCTATCAAAGTGGATACGCAATTATTCAGAGGGGTTCATTATGAAATCATCGGATATGACCGCGATCAAAATGAATGGATGGTGCATTCAACTAAAAAGGCTAAAGTAGGTAGTGAAGTCGGTCTTTATTTTGAACCGGAAGACGTACACGTCATGCGGTTTGGCGAATCTGAAAAAGAGTTTGATGCGCGGCTTGAAAGCTATGAAGAAGAGTAA
- a CDS encoding Gfo/Idh/MocA family protein codes for MLKVGIIGLGSISQKAYLPVMMAMQDKVEWHLYTRDQEKLQIIGGKYRVSNLYPSIESLIESGIKAAFVHTATHTHASIIKQLLEHGIHVYVDKPISEELTEVEELMALAKQKNLLLTTGFNRRFAPTIQKLKMVPDKNMLFVQKTKPNSSGTVKFAIYDMFIHVVDTALYLLDEPIIQTSYQVTEENGELKNCVAHLTTKNTSCIASMNYVSGANHESVEVHSLTGMHRVINLTDYQKDVAGVQTNETFGDWEPTLEKRGFASLIRLFLDAVQLGGNPVSPQSALLSHQLCDQIVKEQENAKLHQ; via the coding sequence ATGTTAAAAGTAGGAATCATTGGATTGGGGAGTATTTCACAAAAAGCATACTTGCCGGTTATGATGGCCATGCAGGACAAAGTTGAGTGGCACCTTTATACGCGTGATCAAGAAAAGCTGCAAATAATTGGCGGAAAATACCGTGTTTCAAATTTGTATCCTTCCATTGAATCGTTGATAGAAAGTGGGATTAAAGCAGCATTTGTACATACCGCAACTCATACACACGCTTCTATTATCAAGCAATTGTTAGAACATGGTATTCATGTGTATGTAGATAAGCCGATCAGTGAAGAACTGACAGAAGTGGAAGAACTAATGGCATTAGCGAAGCAGAAAAACCTGTTGCTTACAACAGGATTTAACCGTCGTTTTGCTCCGACGATCCAAAAATTAAAAATGGTTCCGGATAAAAACATGCTGTTTGTTCAAAAAACAAAACCGAACAGCAGCGGAACAGTAAAATTCGCTATTTATGATATGTTTATTCATGTAGTGGATACGGCACTGTACTTACTGGATGAGCCCATTATCCAAACATCTTATCAAGTAACAGAAGAAAATGGCGAATTGAAAAACTGTGTAGCACACTTAACAACAAAAAACACCAGTTGTATTGCTTCGATGAACTATGTATCTGGAGCGAACCATGAATCTGTTGAAGTCCATTCTCTGACTGGGATGCACCGTGTCATTAATTTAACTGACTACCAAAAAGATGTGGCAGGTGTTCAAACAAATGAAACCTTTGGCGATTGGGAGCCTACGCTTGAAAAAAGAGGGTTTGCTTCTTTGATCCGCTTATTTTTAGATGCTGTTCAATTAGGTGGAAATCCTGTGTCTCCTCAATCAGCTTTGTTGTCACATCAGCTATGTGACCAAATCGTTAAAGAACAGGAAAACGCAAAACTTCATCAATAA
- a CDS encoding TrkH family potassium uptake protein, with protein sequence MLDKFRKLSISTRIALSFASVIFIGSLFLSLPISSLATSQSTYFDNLFTSVSMVCVTGLFTSSVAESYTFFGQIVCIVLMQIGGLGLMTIIATMVIQLGKKISYSDTMAVKEALNRDQLGDFKTYLLSIIKYTFIIEGTGMLVLSLRFVPEFGWAKGLFTSLFLAVSGFCNAGFDNMGTVSLQNYVHDPLVNLVIAALIILGGIGFSVWFDVSHNVHSIIKNKKRPGFKKMYRLLKPHTRLAINISLLLIAIGTMMFMVVEWNNPKSIGTFTVGQKVLAAFFQTVTMRTAGFATLDYANVLPFSLLFFVFTMFIGGSPGGAAGGIKTTTFALVLLLIHNELKGRRSINYARHTIPEDTIRRALIVVVSFFTCLMVGVSILLLVEDQPFLNLLFETVSALATVGVSVNLTPELSKISQVVLMLLMFIGRIGPITIFLSLVRRKRKGKEQVYAKTTILIG encoded by the coding sequence ATGTTAGATAAATTCAGAAAATTATCGATATCGACCAGAATAGCTTTGAGCTTTGCTTCAGTTATTTTTATTGGTTCGTTATTTTTGTCTTTGCCGATTAGTAGTTTAGCAACATCACAATCCACTTATTTTGATAATTTATTTACATCGGTATCAATGGTATGTGTGACAGGGCTATTTACTTCCTCAGTAGCTGAATCCTATACTTTCTTTGGACAAATTGTTTGCATTGTATTGATGCAGATAGGTGGACTCGGATTGATGACGATCATCGCCACTATGGTCATCCAATTAGGAAAGAAAATCAGTTATTCTGATACCATGGCAGTAAAAGAGGCACTGAACCGTGATCAATTAGGGGATTTCAAGACATATTTGCTGTCTATTATTAAGTATACTTTTATTATCGAAGGAACCGGAATGTTAGTATTGTCGTTGCGTTTCGTCCCTGAATTCGGATGGGCCAAGGGTTTATTTACCTCTTTATTTTTGGCTGTTTCAGGATTTTGCAATGCGGGATTTGATAATATGGGAACTGTGAGTTTGCAAAATTATGTTCATGATCCTTTAGTTAACTTAGTGATTGCTGCATTGATTATCTTGGGCGGAATTGGATTTTCAGTCTGGTTTGATGTGTCTCACAATGTGCATTCTATTATTAAAAATAAAAAAAGACCTGGTTTTAAAAAAATGTATCGCTTATTGAAACCTCATACAAGACTGGCTATCAACATTTCACTGTTGCTGATTGCTATTGGAACGATGATGTTTATGGTCGTGGAGTGGAACAATCCTAAATCAATTGGAACGTTTACGGTTGGGCAAAAAGTACTTGCAGCATTTTTCCAAACGGTTACCATGCGGACGGCTGGCTTTGCTACCCTTGATTATGCAAATGTTTTACCTTTTTCATTGTTGTTCTTTGTATTTACAATGTTTATTGGAGGATCTCCCGGCGGAGCTGCCGGAGGAATCAAGACCACCACGTTTGCGCTGGTGTTATTACTGATTCATAATGAACTTAAAGGACGGCGTTCTATTAATTATGCACGGCACACTATTCCAGAAGACACTATTCGTCGGGCATTAATAGTCGTAGTTAGTTTCTTTACTTGTTTAATGGTAGGCGTTAGTATTTTGCTTTTGGTTGAAGACCAGCCATTTCTAAATTTACTATTTGAAACAGTTTCTGCTTTGGCAACTGTAGGTGTCAGTGTGAACTTAACACCGGAGCTTTCAAAAATTAGCCAAGTTGTATTAATGCTATTGATGTTTATTGGTCGGATAGGTCCGATCACGATTTTCTTGAGTTTGGTTAGACGGAAACGAAAAGGAAAAGAACAAGTTTATGCCAAAACAACTATTTTAATTGGATAG
- a CDS encoding potassium channel family protein, whose protein sequence is MATKTIGVLGLGVFGSSIAKELSEFDCEVIAVDLDLNNVERIEPYVTEAIQGDITDLDFLKNIGLENCDVVVVATGTSLEASVLAVMNCKKIGINPIIAKAKNKMFMEVLNAVGATTVIRPEKEMGERLAKNLLRRHITDIVDLDDQFAVIEFFPPKRWIGRSLEELNLRKRYEMNVIGIRRKPERKLDVSFGPNYIIAESDIIVGIAESEVFEQYDYLNKLK, encoded by the coding sequence ATGGCAACAAAAACAATTGGTGTATTGGGATTGGGAGTTTTTGGCTCTTCTATCGCCAAAGAGTTAAGTGAGTTTGATTGCGAAGTAATTGCGGTAGATTTAGATTTAAATAATGTTGAAAGGATAGAGCCTTACGTAACAGAAGCCATTCAAGGGGACATCACAGATTTAGATTTTCTTAAGAATATCGGTTTAGAAAATTGTGATGTTGTAGTGGTGGCAACTGGTACTAGTTTAGAAGCAAGTGTTTTGGCTGTAATGAACTGCAAAAAAATCGGAATTAATCCAATCATTGCAAAAGCTAAAAATAAAATGTTTATGGAAGTGTTAAATGCTGTAGGAGCAACTACTGTTATTCGCCCTGAAAAAGAAATGGGAGAACGATTAGCTAAAAATCTACTTAGACGCCACATCACAGATATTGTGGATCTAGATGATCAATTTGCGGTAATTGAATTTTTCCCTCCAAAAAGATGGATCGGGCGGTCATTAGAGGAACTGAATTTGCGCAAACGCTATGAAATGAATGTGATTGGGATTAGAAGAAAGCCTGAAAGAAAACTGGATGTTTCTTTTGGACCTAATTATATCATTGCAGAGTCTGACATTATTGTCGGTATTGCGGAATCAGAAGTATTTGAACAATACGATTATTTGAACAAGTTAAAATAA
- the celB gene encoding PTS cellobiose transporter subunit IIC, which produces MNEFIDKLGEKLMPIAGKLGDNRHLKVLRDAFMLSFPITMFGSIVVVLNNLPFFSDATKGTLGTLFGNGQNATMSIMTIFVTFGIGYYLSKSYDVEAIYGGAVSLSAYLILTPFNAVTEGGEAITGVLTLDRLGAKGMFIGMIAAFIAAEIYTRIVKKGIVIKMPEGVPPAVAKSFAALLPAIITLTVFLVLNAAVVGFFSTNLHDVVYNVIQVPLTGLGSGLPATLIAVFFVQFLWFFGLHGQIIVNSVMDPIWNTLMLDNLDAFKVGDALPHIVTKPFMEIYTVGMGGSGSTLMVVLLMSFIMKSKQLKDVGRLALGPGIFNVNEPLIFGMPLVLNASIFIPWVLAPMVVTAFNYVMMATHIFPTPTGVSVPWTVPVIINGIMATNSFMGGVLQLIDMALIGVIWFPFLKLIDRTNLSQVSMNEPEQA; this is translated from the coding sequence ATGAATGAGTTTATTGATAAACTAGGCGAAAAGTTGATGCCGATTGCTGGAAAACTAGGTGATAACCGCCACTTAAAAGTTTTACGTGATGCCTTTATGCTATCGTTCCCGATCACGATGTTTGGATCTATTGTCGTTGTTTTAAATAACTTGCCATTTTTCAGTGACGCAACAAAAGGAACATTAGGAACATTATTTGGAAATGGTCAAAATGCGACAATGTCGATCATGACTATTTTTGTTACATTTGGGATTGGGTATTATTTAAGTAAGTCCTATGATGTAGAAGCCATTTATGGCGGAGCTGTTTCTTTATCTGCTTATTTAATCTTAACACCATTCAATGCCGTGACTGAAGGCGGAGAAGCGATTACCGGTGTACTGACTTTAGATCGTTTAGGCGCTAAAGGAATGTTTATCGGGATGATTGCTGCCTTTATTGCTGCAGAGATTTATACGCGTATTGTTAAAAAGGGAATTGTTATTAAAATGCCTGAAGGGGTACCGCCTGCAGTGGCTAAATCTTTTGCCGCTTTGTTACCAGCTATCATAACCCTAACTGTATTTTTAGTTCTAAATGCTGCAGTTGTCGGTTTCTTCTCAACGAACTTACATGATGTTGTCTACAATGTTATTCAAGTACCATTGACTGGATTAGGCAGTGGATTACCAGCTACACTGATTGCTGTCTTCTTTGTTCAATTCTTATGGTTTTTTGGTCTTCACGGACAAATCATTGTCAATTCAGTGATGGATCCAATCTGGAATACATTGATGTTAGATAATTTAGATGCATTTAAAGTAGGAGATGCTTTACCGCATATCGTTACAAAACCATTTATGGAAATTTATACGGTAGGAATGGGCGGATCCGGCAGTACTTTAATGGTTGTCTTATTAATGTCATTCATTATGAAGAGTAAACAACTAAAAGACGTCGGCCGTTTAGCATTAGGACCTGGTATCTTTAACGTAAATGAACCGCTTATCTTTGGAATGCCGTTGGTATTAAATGCTTCTATTTTTATTCCATGGGTATTAGCTCCAATGGTTGTGACAGCTTTCAACTATGTCATGATGGCAACCCATATTTTCCCGACACCAACAGGGGTTTCAGTTCCTTGGACAGTACCGGTGATTATCAATGGAATCATGGCGACCAATTCTTTCATGGGCGGTGTGCTTCAACTCATTGATATGGCTTTGATTGGCGTTATTTGGTTCCCATTCTTGAAATTGATCGACCGTACTAACTTAAGTCAAGTTAGTATGAATGAACCTGAACAAGCTTAA